The Belonocnema kinseyi isolate 2016_QV_RU_SX_M_011 chromosome 10, B_treatae_v1, whole genome shotgun sequence genome has a window encoding:
- the LOC117181652 gene encoding serine/threonine-protein kinase tricorner, producing the protein MCEEVTEVEAHHQQALGSAGGSTMGVAEDETPSSITSHPNLSTSLNHPNPNQEGVLDMAATESTIRFSGHTLDKATKAKVTLENYYSNLIAQHIERKQRLAKLEESLKDEGLSEQQKQEKRLQHAQKETEFLRLKRSRLGVEDFEPLKVIGRGAFGEVRLVQKKDTGHVYAMKILRKADMLEKEQVAHVRAERDVLVEADHQWVVKMYYSFQDPINLYLIMEFLPGGDMMTLLMKKDTLSEECTQFYIAETALAIDSIHKLGFIHRDIKPDNLLLDARGHIKLSDFGLCTGLKKSHRTDFYRDLSQAKPSDFMTSRGSGSGGAMDSKRRAESWKRNRRALAYSTVGTPDYIAPEVFMQTGYGPACDCWSLGVIMYEMLIGYPPFCTENPQETYRKVMNWRETLVFPPEVPISEEAKDTITRFCCEADRRLGSQRGVEELKLAPFFRGVDWEHIRERPAAIPVQVQSIDDTSNFDDFPDVKLEIPAAPMPQDGEVIYKDWVFINYTFKRFEGLTQRGTPTKK; encoded by the exons AT GTGCGAGGAGGTAACAGAAGTTGAAGCACATCATCAACAAGCTTTAGGTTCTGCCGGTGGTTCTACGATGGGCGTTGCTGAGGATGAAACACCGTCATCGATAACTTCACATCCCAATCTCAGCACCAGTTTAAACCACCCGAACCCTAACCAAGAAG GAGTACTGGATATGGCTGCTACCGAAAGTACAATCAGATTTAGTGGTCATACTCTAGACAAGGCAACAAAAGCCAAA GTAACTCTGGAAAATTATTATAGTAACTTAATAGCCCAACATATTGAACGAAAACAGAGACTCGCTAAATTAGAAGAATCCTTAAAAGACGAGGGTCTTTCTGAACAGCAGAAACAGGAAAAAAGGTTACAGCATGCACAAAAAGAAACCGAGTTTCTTCGGCTGAAGCGATCTAGACTTGGTGTCGAGGATTTTGAGCCCCTTAAAGTTATTGGTAGAGGAGCTTTTGGCGAg GTCAGATTAGTCCAGAAGAAGGATACGGGGCATGTTTATGCTATGAAAATTCTTCGAAAAGCAGATATGCTCGAAAAGGAACAGGTCGCCCATGTTAGGGCTGAAAGGGACGTGTTGGTCGAAGCAGATCACCAGTGGGTTGTTAAAATGTACTATAGTTTCCAGGATCCAATTAACCTCTACCTTATCATGGAATTTCTACCAGGGG GTGATATGATGACACTGCTCATGAAAAAAGACACACTTTCTGAGGAATGTACGCAATTTTATATCGCCGAAACAGCATTAGCAATCGATTCCATACACAAACTAGGTTTCATTCACAG GGATATCAAGCCGGATAATCTGTTGCTTGATGCACGAGGTCATATAAAACTTTCAGACTTTGGGCTTTgcacaggtttaaaaaaatcacacaGAACTGACTTTTACAGAGACCTCAGTCAGGCGAAACCGTCCGATTTTA TGACGTCACGTGGCAGTGGAAGTGGTGGAGCCATGGATAGTAAAAGAAGGGCGGAAAGTTGGAAGCGCAATAGGAGAGCACTGGCATATAGTACAGTAGGAACACCTGATTATATAGCACCAGAAGTTTTCATGCAAACTGGATATGGACCTGCCTGTGATTGTTGGTCTTTAGGCGTAATTATGTATGAAATGCTTATAG GTTACCCTCCATTTTGTACCGAAAATCCACAAGAAACGTATAGGAAAGTTATGAACTGGCGGGAAACGCTAGTGTTTCCACCAGAGGTGCCAATCAGCGAAGAAGCAAAAGACACCATCACAAGATTTTGCTGTGAGGCTGATAGGAGGTTAG GTTCACAAAGAGGCGTAGAGGAGTTGAAACTGGCACCTTTTTTTCGCGGTGTTGACTGGGAACATATCAGAGAAAGACCGGCTGCTATTCCAGTGCAAGTGCAATCTATTGATGACACATCAAACTTTGACGATTTCCCGGATGTTAAGTTAGAAATAC CAGCTGCACCAATGCCTCAAGATGGTGAAGTGATTTACAAGGACTGGGTATTTATTAATTATACGTTCAAACGCTTTGAAGGTCTTACGCAACGAGGAACGCCAACCAAAAAATAG
- the LOC117182243 gene encoding transcription initiation factor TFIID subunit 11 isoform X1 gives MNMDNCQQELSAQQQEDIKMDNLFGKEDDSGNDESLESDLRDDGIPVLMDSIEKKDVDEGSTERELVPPVRVKEDYMMENDYATSSQSQSDNEESNAIEKSSVTSVVPSGGYIKSEIEFKDDHEQRMSEDIFENDIMIPNVTPSNINERRESKEKSKRELEEEEREKMQVLVSNFTEDQLDRYEMYRRAAFPKAAIKRIMQTITGCSVSQNVVIAMSGIAKVFVGEIVEEALDVMETHEETGPLQPKHLREAVRRLRLLGQIPNGRAHKSFFRL, from the exons ATGAATATGGATAACTGTCAACAAGAACTGAGTGCGCAGCAGCAGGAGGATATAAAA ATGGACAATCTATTTGGAAAGGAAGATGATTCGGGCAATGACGAGTCTCTTGAAAGTGATTTGAGAGATGATGGAATACCAGTTTTAATGGACAGTATAGAAAAAAAAGATGTGGATGAGGGTAGTACAGAGAGAGAATTGGTACCGCCAGTCAGGGTGAAGGAAGATTACATG ATGGAGAATGACTATGCTACGAGTTCTCAGTCACAGTCAGATAATGAAGAAAGCAATGCAATTGAGAAGTCGTCAGTGACATCGGTTGTTCCGAGCGGCGGATACATTAAAAGTGAGATTGAGTTCAAAGATGATCACGAGCAGCGAATGTCAGAAGACATATTCGAAAATGACATTATGATTCCCAATGTTACTCCAAGTAATATTAATGAGCGCCGAGAGAGCAAGGAAAAAAGTAAAAGGGAGCTTGAGGAAGAAGAAAGAGAGAAAATGCA GGTTTTGGTATCCAACTTTACGGAGGATCAGCTTGATAGATATGAAATGTATAGACGGGCTGCCTTCCCCAAGGCTGCCATCAAACGA ATTATGCAAACGATAACAGGATGTTCGGTATCTCAGAACGTGGTGATTGCAATGTCGGGTATAGCAAAGGTCTTTGTTGGGGAGATTGTTGAAGAAg CTTTAGATGTGATGGAAACACATGAGGAAACGGGACCATTGCAGCCCAAGCATTTGAGAGAAGCTGTTCGAAGACTGAGGCTGCTAGGCCAGATTCCAAATGGAAGAGCGCATAAGTCCTTTTTTAGATTATAA
- the LOC117182243 gene encoding transcription initiation factor TFIID subunit 11 isoform X2 encodes MDNLFGKEDDSGNDESLESDLRDDGIPVLMDSIEKKDVDEGSTERELVPPVRVKEDYMMENDYATSSQSQSDNEESNAIEKSSVTSVVPSGGYIKSEIEFKDDHEQRMSEDIFENDIMIPNVTPSNINERRESKEKSKRELEEEEREKMQVLVSNFTEDQLDRYEMYRRAAFPKAAIKRIMQTITGCSVSQNVVIAMSGIAKVFVGEIVEEALDVMETHEETGPLQPKHLREAVRRLRLLGQIPNGRAHKSFFRL; translated from the exons ATGGACAATCTATTTGGAAAGGAAGATGATTCGGGCAATGACGAGTCTCTTGAAAGTGATTTGAGAGATGATGGAATACCAGTTTTAATGGACAGTATAGAAAAAAAAGATGTGGATGAGGGTAGTACAGAGAGAGAATTGGTACCGCCAGTCAGGGTGAAGGAAGATTACATG ATGGAGAATGACTATGCTACGAGTTCTCAGTCACAGTCAGATAATGAAGAAAGCAATGCAATTGAGAAGTCGTCAGTGACATCGGTTGTTCCGAGCGGCGGATACATTAAAAGTGAGATTGAGTTCAAAGATGATCACGAGCAGCGAATGTCAGAAGACATATTCGAAAATGACATTATGATTCCCAATGTTACTCCAAGTAATATTAATGAGCGCCGAGAGAGCAAGGAAAAAAGTAAAAGGGAGCTTGAGGAAGAAGAAAGAGAGAAAATGCA GGTTTTGGTATCCAACTTTACGGAGGATCAGCTTGATAGATATGAAATGTATAGACGGGCTGCCTTCCCCAAGGCTGCCATCAAACGA ATTATGCAAACGATAACAGGATGTTCGGTATCTCAGAACGTGGTGATTGCAATGTCGGGTATAGCAAAGGTCTTTGTTGGGGAGATTGTTGAAGAAg CTTTAGATGTGATGGAAACACATGAGGAAACGGGACCATTGCAGCCCAAGCATTTGAGAGAAGCTGTTCGAAGACTGAGGCTGCTAGGCCAGATTCCAAATGGAAGAGCGCATAAGTCCTTTTTTAGATTATAA